Below is a genomic region from Delftia tsuruhatensis.
CAGATAGGCCGGCGAGGCCACGGTCACCCAGCGCAGCGGAGGCAGGGCGCGCGCGATCATGCGGCTGTCGGCCAGCGGGCCGATGCGCACGGCGGCATCGAAGCCTTCCTCCACCATGTCCACCAGGCGGTCGGTGAAACTGGCATCGATCTGCAGCTGGGGATGCTCGTGCAGCAACTGCCCGAGCAGCGGCACCAGCACGATGCGCCCCAGCATGGAAGGCGCCGTCATGCGCAGCACGCCGCTGGGGGCGCAGCGGCGGTCGCTGACCAGCTTGCGCGCCTCCTCCAGCCCGGCGATCAGCGGGGTGCAGCGGTCCACCAGCGCGCAGCCGTCGGGCGTGAGCGAGACGCTGCGCGTATTGCGGTTGAGCAGTTGCGCGCCCAGGTCCTTTTCCAGCTGGGCCACGGCGCGCGAGATGCGTGACTGGCTGGTGCCCAGCTGGTTGGCGGCCTGGGTGAAGCTGCGGCTTTCCGCCACCTTGATGAGCATGAGGACGGCGTTGAGGTCCATGGAGTCTCCGGGTTCGATTGATCTGATTTTGCATAGGAAAAATGAAAATCTGATATTTATCTTCGGAAATGCATTAATTAGGATCGGCCCCATGCCGTTGACCGATTCTTCCGCTGGCGCCATGCGCCACCCGCGCGCCGCCCTGGCGCTGCTGTCCCTGTCCCAGCTGCTGATCGCGCTGGATGCCACCATCGTCTTCGTCGCGCTCGACGCCATGGGCCGTCAGCTGCAGATGGATGCTCGCCACCTGCAATGGGTGGTCAGCGCCTACAGCGTGGCCTTTGGTGGCTGCCTGTTGCTGGGCGGGCGCTGCGCCGACCTGCTGGGCAAGCGGCGCATGTACGTGGCGGGCATGGCGCTGTTCGGCCTGGCCTCCCTGGTCGGCGGCCTTGCCTTGCAGCCCTGGCAACTGGTGCTGGGCCGCGCAGGGCAGGGCGTGGCCGCAGCGCTGCTGTTCCCCGCCACGCTGTCGCTGATCAACACCCTGTACGCGGCCGGCCCCGAGCGCAACCGCGCCGTGGCCGTCTGGAGCATGGCTTCAGCTGGCGGACTGGCGGCCGGTGCGCTGCTGGGCGGCGTACTCACGCAGACGCTGGGCTGGAACTGGGTGCTGTGGGTGCTGGTGCCCGTGGCCTGGCCCTGCGCCCTCGGCGCGCTGCGCTTTTTGCCGCCTTCGGCGCAGACAGGGCGCGCGGCGCCGGGCCAGGGGTTTGATCTGGCCGGCTGTCTGAGCGTGACCGTGGGCAGCAGCCTGCTGGTGACGGCCCTGGTGCAGGGACCCGAATGGGGCTTTGCCGATGGGGCCACGCTGGGCACGCTGGCCGTGGCCCTGGTGGCGCTGGCACTGTTCTGGCGCATCGAGACCCGCGCCGCCACACCGCTGATGCCGCTGTCCCTGCTGCGCGTGCCCAGCCTGCGCACGGCCATGCTGCTGACCATGCTCTTCATGAGCAGCTACGGCGTGCAGTACTACTTCCTGGCGCTGTACTTCCAGCAGATCTTCGGCTGGAGCCCGCTGCAGGCCGGCATGGCGTTTCTGCTGCCCACGGCCGTGTGCACGCTGGGCATCCGCTGGGCCGAGCGCTGGCTGCACCGCAGCACGCCGCGCCGCGTGCTGATGGGCGGCTGGGCCGCAGGCACCCTCGGCCTGGCCTGGATGGCCTGGGCGTTGCCGCTGGGTGACAGCTATGTCTGGCTGGTGCCGGGTTTCGTGGTGCTGAGCCTGGGACAGGGCGCGAGCTGGACCGCCATGTGGGTGGTGGCGGGGCAGGGAGTGGCGCCTTCGCAGCAGGGCGTGGCCTCGGGCATTGCCGCCACTGCCCAGCAGGTGGGCGCCGCGCTGGGATTGGCCCTGCTGGTCATGGTGGCCACGGCGCCGCTGGCCTGGCTGCCCCTGGCCGAGACCACCACGGCGGATGCGGTGCGCGATCTGACGGCCAAAGGCCTGCAGAACGCCGAGTGGGGTGCTGCCCTGATGGCTTTGCTGGGATGGGTGGTGTCTGTCGGCATGGGGCGCGAAGTGGGCACGGGGACGGATCGGCAGGCCCCGCAGTCGGCCTGCCAGTCCTGAAGCCGCGGGCCCGGGGAGGTGCCGACCGGTTCGGGATTTACCATTGATGCTTTCTGGAATCCGGCGGGACAGGCCATATGGCAGAGACGATCACCGGCAGGGACTGGGTCCGGCATGCGCCCATGGGAGACGGCCTGGAGCGCATCGAGGCCTATTTCGGCGGGCATGGCTATGCACCCCACAGGCATGACACCTATGCGCTGGGCCTGACATTGTCCGGCGTGCAGAGTTTTGCCTACCGCCATTCCCAGCGGCACAGCCTGCCCGGGGACGCCATGGTGCTGCATCCTGACGAGCGGCATGACGGCCATGCCGGGACCGACGCAGGCTTTCGCTACCGCATGGTCTATGTGGGCCCGGCCCTGATCCAGCAGGTGCTGGGGGGCAGGCCCTTGCCCTTCGTCGAGGGCGCGCTGTCGCAGGATCCCCGACTCAGGGCCGCCCTGCTGCCCTTGCTGCGTGACATAGACGAGGACTTGGAGCCTCTGGCCCGGGACGATGCCCTGTACGACCTGGCCCAGGCGCTGGACAGCGTGGCCGGCAGGCGCAGCGTCCGGCGCCTGCCCGACCTGGTGGCCGTGGAGCGCGCCCGCGCCTGCATCCACGACTCGCTGGAACAGGGCGTGGCCCTGGAGGCACTGGCCCAGGCCAGCGGCCTGGACCGCTGGCGGCTGTGCCGAGATTTTCGTGCGCTCTACGGCACCAGCCCCTACCGCTACCTGACCATGCGCCGGCTGGACACCGTGCGGCGCCTGCTGCTGGCGGGGCAGGGCGTGGCCGATGCCGCACTGCAGGCCGGCTTCTTCGACCAGAGCCACATGGCGCGCCAGTTCGCCATGACCTATGGCGTGCCTCCCGCACGCTGGCTCAGGCGCCTGGGCGCGGCCTGAGCTGCACGATCGTGCAAGACCACGGGGATGACGCTTCCTAGCATGGAGGCTTCACACGCTTTCATAAGGCCCGCCCATGACGCCCCCCGTTGAAAACCGCCTCTACCAGGTCGTCAACTTCCCCGAGAAATTCAGCCGCTTCACCGGCCAGTGGAGCCCCCGCGTCGTTGCCGAGATGAACGACTACCAGTTCAAGATCGTGCGCGTACAGGGCGAGTTCATCTGGCATTCGCATGCCGAAACGGATGAGGCCTTCCTGGTGCTGGACGGTGAGCTGCGCATCGACTTCCGTGATGGCCATGTGCTGCTGCGCCAGGGCGAGCTGTACGTGGTCCCCAAAGGCAAGGAACACAAGCCCAGCGCCGAGCGGGAAGCCCGCCTCATGCTGATCGAGCCGCGCGGTGTGCTGAACACCGGGGAGGAAGGCGGCGAGAGGACGGCGATGAACGATGTGTGGGTATAGCCAGCCCGTAGGCATCCCATGAACAAGGGGCGCCGCAGCGCCCCTTGTTCCTTGACGTGCGGGGAACTCAGCCCAGCAGCAACGCGTCGTCGGCCAGCTTTTCGCCGCGCACCTTCTCGAACATGTGCAGCAGGTCGGGCACGTCCATGCGGGCGCGCTCCTCGCCGCTGACGTCGAGCACGACCTGGCCCTGGTGCAGCATCACCGTGCGCTCGCCCACGTCCAGCGCCTGGCGCATGCTGTGCGTGACCATCATGGTGGTGAGCTTGGCCTCGGAGACGATGCGTGCCGTCAACTGCAGCACGAAGTCGGCCGTGCGCGGATCGAGCGCTGCCGTGTGCTCGTCCAGCAGCAGGATGCGCGAAGGCTGCAGCGCCGCCATCAGCAGGCTCACGGCCTGGCGCTGGCCACCGGACAGCAGGCCGATGCGGTCGGTCAGGCGGTTTTCCAGGCCCAGGCCCAGGATGGACAGGCGCTCGCGGAAGTTGTCGCGCATCTCGGCCTTGACGGCGCGGCTCAGGCGGCGGAAGGTGCCGCGGCGCTGGGCCAGGGCCATGTTCTCCTCGATGGTCAGGTCCTCGCAGGTGCCCGCCATGGGGTCCTGGAAGACGCGGGCCACGCGCTCGGAGCGGGCCCACACGGGCAGGCGCGTCATGTCCTGGCCTGCGATCTCGATGCGGCCCTTGTCCACGGACAGATCCCCCGAGACGGCGTTCAGGAAGGTGGACTTGCCGGCGCCGTTGGAGCCGATGACGGTGACGAACTGGCCATCGGGAATGTCCAGCGACATGCCGCGCAGCGCCCGCGTTTCGATGGGCGTGCCGGGGTTGAAGGTGATTTCGAGTTGTTGTGCGCTCAGCATGGGGGTTCTCCGGCGATCAGGACTTGCGCTGTGCAAATTTGCGCTTGAGTTGGGGGATCACCAGGGCGACGGTCACCAGCAGTGCGGTGACGAGGTTCAGATCCTGGGCCTTGAGGCCGATGAAATCGCTGTTGAGGGCCGCCGCGATGAAGAAGCGGTAGACGATGGCGCCCACGACCACGGCCAGCGTGGCCCAGACGATGCGGCGCGAGGGCAGGATGGATTCGCCCACGATCACGGCAGCCAGGCCGATGACGATGGTGCCGATGCCCATGGAGATGTCCGAGCCGCCCTGGGTCTGCACGAACAGCGCGCCGGCCAGGCCGACCAGGCCGTTGGAGATCGCCATGCCCAGCAGGATCATGGCGCCCGTGTTCACGCCCTGCGAACGGGCCATGCGGGCATTGGAGCCCGTGGCGCGGATGGCCAGGCCCCGCTCGGTGGCGAAGAACCAGTCCAGGCCCAGCTTGGCGAGCACGACGATGACAAGGAGGATCAGCGGACGCATCACGTAGTCGGCGATGCTGTCGGGCTGCAACATCGTGAACAGCGTGGTCTCGTTGATCAGCGGCACGTTGGGGCCGCCCATGATGCGCAGGTTGACCGAGTACAGGCCGATCATCATCAGGATGGAGGCCAGCAGGTCCATGATCTTCAGGCGCACATTGAGCCAGCCCGTGATCAGGCCGGCGACCGCGCCGGCGGCCGTGCCGGCCAGCGTGGCCAGCCAGGGATTGGTGCCCGTGGAGATGAGGATGGCGCAGACGGCGCCGCCCAGCGGGAAGCTGCCATCCACCGTGAGGTCGGGAAAGCGCAGCAGGCGAAATGAGATGAAGACGCCCAGCGCCACCAGGCTGAAGATCAGGCCGATCTCGACGGCACCGAGCAATGAGAAGAGAGACATAGAAGGAGCGACAGGCGCGTGGGGACGGGAAAAGACTTAAAAAAAGGGCAGGGCCATGTTGCCATGGCGCCTGCCTCCGTAGGCGCGCTGCCCGGGTTTGTCCCGGGCAGGCGACCCCGGGTGATTACTTGATGACCTGGGCCGCCGACTTGATCAGTGCGTCGGACAGCTTGACGCCCTGCTTCTCTGCCGCGCCGGGGTTCACGAACAGCTCCATCTTGGTGCTGACTTCGGTCTTGAGGTCGCCGGGCTTTTCGCCCTTGAGGATGCGCACCACCATGCGGCCGGTCTGTTCGCCCAGGTCGCGGTAGTTGATGCCCAGGGCGGCAACGGCGCCGCGCTTGACGGAGTCGGTGTCCGAGGCCACCAGAGGGATCTTGGCGTCCTGGCCGACCTTGACCAGCGACTCGTAGGCCGAGACCACGTTGTTGTCGGTGTTGGTGTAGATCACATCGACCTTGCCCACCAGGCTGCGCGCGGCGCTGCTGACGTCCACGGAGCGGGGAGCGGCGGCCTCCACCAGGGTCAGGCCCAGCTTGGGCAGCAGCTCCTTGAGTTCCTTGACCACGACGGCCGAGTTGGCCTCGCCGGGGTTGTAGACCATTCCCACGCGCTTGGCGTTGGGAACGACCTGCTTGACCAGGTCCATCTGCTTGTCCAGGGCCAGCAGGTCGGACACGCCGGTCACGTTG
It encodes:
- a CDS encoding ABC transporter permease — translated: MSLFSLLGAVEIGLIFSLVALGVFISFRLLRFPDLTVDGSFPLGGAVCAILISTGTNPWLATLAGTAAGAVAGLITGWLNVRLKIMDLLASILMMIGLYSVNLRIMGGPNVPLINETTLFTMLQPDSIADYVMRPLILLVIVVLAKLGLDWFFATERGLAIRATGSNARMARSQGVNTGAMILLGMAISNGLVGLAGALFVQTQGGSDISMGIGTIVIGLAAVIVGESILPSRRIVWATLAVVVGAIVYRFFIAAALNSDFIGLKAQDLNLVTALLVTVALVIPQLKRKFAQRKS
- a CDS encoding AraC family transcriptional regulator, which gives rise to MAETITGRDWVRHAPMGDGLERIEAYFGGHGYAPHRHDTYALGLTLSGVQSFAYRHSQRHSLPGDAMVLHPDERHDGHAGTDAGFRYRMVYVGPALIQQVLGGRPLPFVEGALSQDPRLRAALLPLLRDIDEDLEPLARDDALYDLAQALDSVAGRRSVRRLPDLVAVERARACIHDSLEQGVALEALAQASGLDRWRLCRDFRALYGTSPYRYLTMRRLDTVRRLLLAGQGVADAALQAGFFDQSHMARQFAMTYGVPPARWLRRLGAA
- a CDS encoding ABC transporter substrate-binding protein encodes the protein MKQLTWAPLGALALAISAIAGGAHAADEKSVAVTAIVEHPALDAVRDGVQAALKEAGYESGKNLKWQYQSAQGNTGTAAQIARKFVGDKPDAIVAIATPSAQAVVAATKTVPVVFSAVTDPVAAKLVASWEPSKTNVTGVSDLLALDKQMDLVKQVVPNAKRVGMVYNPGEANSAVVVKELKELLPKLGLTLVEAAAPRSVDVSSAARSLVGKVDVIYTNTDNNVVSAYESLVKVGQDAKIPLVASDTDSVKRGAVAALGINYRDLGEQTGRMVVRILKGEKPGDLKTEVSTKMELFVNPGAAEKQGVKLSDALIKSAAQVIK
- a CDS encoding LysR family transcriptional regulator, whose product is MDLNAVLMLIKVAESRSFTQAANQLGTSQSRISRAVAQLEKDLGAQLLNRNTRSVSLTPDGCALVDRCTPLIAGLEEARKLVSDRRCAPSGVLRMTAPSMLGRIVLVPLLGQLLHEHPQLQIDASFTDRLVDMVEEGFDAAVRIGPLADSRMIARALPPLRWVTVASPAYLATRGTPQTLDELAQHSCLAVYNHYLGRRVPWQFLAGGGEMLDWMAPKTVTFDSGDPLVEGSVNGLGVAQVMEFAVRGHLQAGRLVRLLPQHEGRARELSLVYPRTRQASPRIKVLARLLLAQTQW
- a CDS encoding ABC transporter ATP-binding protein, with the protein product MLSAQQLEITFNPGTPIETRALRGMSLDIPDGQFVTVIGSNGAGKSTFLNAVSGDLSVDKGRIEIAGQDMTRLPVWARSERVARVFQDPMAGTCEDLTIEENMALAQRRGTFRRLSRAVKAEMRDNFRERLSILGLGLENRLTDRIGLLSGGQRQAVSLLMAALQPSRILLLDEHTAALDPRTADFVLQLTARIVSEAKLTTMMVTHSMRQALDVGERTVMLHQGQVVLDVSGEERARMDVPDLLHMFEKVRGEKLADDALLLG
- a CDS encoding MFS transporter, with protein sequence MPLTDSSAGAMRHPRAALALLSLSQLLIALDATIVFVALDAMGRQLQMDARHLQWVVSAYSVAFGGCLLLGGRCADLLGKRRMYVAGMALFGLASLVGGLALQPWQLVLGRAGQGVAAALLFPATLSLINTLYAAGPERNRAVAVWSMASAGGLAAGALLGGVLTQTLGWNWVLWVLVPVAWPCALGALRFLPPSAQTGRAAPGQGFDLAGCLSVTVGSSLLVTALVQGPEWGFADGATLGTLAVALVALALFWRIETRAATPLMPLSLLRVPSLRTAMLLTMLFMSSYGVQYYFLALYFQQIFGWSPLQAGMAFLLPTAVCTLGIRWAERWLHRSTPRRVLMGGWAAGTLGLAWMAWALPLGDSYVWLVPGFVVLSLGQGASWTAMWVVAGQGVAPSQQGVASGIAATAQQVGAALGLALLVMVATAPLAWLPLAETTTADAVRDLTAKGLQNAEWGAALMALLGWVVSVGMGREVGTGTDRQAPQSACQS
- a CDS encoding cupin domain-containing protein: MTPPVENRLYQVVNFPEKFSRFTGQWSPRVVAEMNDYQFKIVRVQGEFIWHSHAETDEAFLVLDGELRIDFRDGHVLLRQGELYVVPKGKEHKPSAEREARLMLIEPRGVLNTGEEGGERTAMNDVWV